In Populus nigra chromosome 1, ddPopNigr1.1, whole genome shotgun sequence, one genomic interval encodes:
- the LOC133676662 gene encoding uncharacterized protein LOC133676662, giving the protein MAKCPKFPYQKLKHEGFCDEYEERQRFNIVKSRRWYGFGRVHIRKRFRLKVPSLGRFLRRRVKLVSAVRLSCAKVLKRLKEGQAHFGDLFAGNYLIMQVNPTPLKYFERSYYNNNVLDLNSFPPGYCSLPRIAH; this is encoded by the coding sequence ATGGCCAAGTGCCCCAAGTTTCCTTACCAAAAACTGAAGCATGAAGGTTTCTGTGATGAATATGAAGAAAGGCAGAGATTCAATATTGTCAAATCAAGAAGGTGGTACGGGTTCGGGAGGGTGCATATAAGAAAGAGGTTTAGGCTCAAGGTTCCAAGCCTGGGGAGATTCTTGAGGAGGAGAGTTAAGCTGGTCTCTGCCGTTAGGCTTTCATGTGCCAAGGTGCTGAAGAGATTGAAGGAAGGTCAGGCTCATTTTGGTGATCTTTTTGCAGGGAACTATCTGATCATGCAGGTCAATCCCACTCCATTGAAGTACTTCGAGAGATcttattataataacaatgtCCTTGACCTTAACAGCTTTCCTCCGGGCTACTGCTCTCTTCCAAGAATTGCTCATTGA